The Thermodesulfobacteriota bacterium genome contains a region encoding:
- a CDS encoding COX15/CtaA family protein, whose product MMGKIVLFLLFILFIWGNLVAGLHAGLGCPDWPLCYGEVVPPYRWDTYMEFMHRVIGGIASIFLIIFCYMRFRAYSGGVKLIPIITVLLLIFQIILGGIVVILELPVDLTTFHFGNAMLIFALTLYMYHFDGKDNKPSFGLTGYKGLFFLLAIIIFIQLVLGAYVRHSSSGLACPDFPTCLGYWIPPELSGMILNHYAHRTLAYIITIITAVLLIVSYYSDALKKYRLELWLLVAFILVQILLGVGVVFSKLNFAVTALHLTFALLILSTALYAWFRGMRESRV is encoded by the coding sequence ATGATGGGCAAAATTGTCCTATTTTTACTCTTTATCCTATTTATCTGGGGAAACCTAGTTGCGGGACTACACGCAGGTCTGGGTTGTCCTGACTGGCCTTTATGTTACGGCGAGGTAGTACCTCCTTACAGATGGGATACCTATATGGAGTTTATGCACCGCGTAATCGGTGGAATAGCTTCCATATTCCTTATTATATTCTGTTATATGAGATTCCGCGCTTACTCAGGCGGGGTTAAGCTTATACCAATAATCACAGTTTTACTTTTAATCTTCCAGATTATTCTTGGCGGAATAGTAGTTATACTCGAGCTTCCAGTTGATCTGACTACTTTCCATTTTGGAAACGCTATGCTGATTTTTGCCCTCACTCTATATATGTATCATTTTGATGGGAAAGATAATAAGCCATCATTTGGCCTCACAGGGTATAAAGGACTCTTTTTCTTGCTCGCAATTATTATATTTATACAGTTAGTTTTAGGAGCATATGTAAGACATTCATCCTCAGGGCTTGCATGCCCTGATTTCCCTACTTGTCTTGGGTACTGGATCCCGCCAGAGCTCTCTGGGATGATCTTAAACCACTATGCACATAGAACCCTTGCCTACATAATCACAATAATTACTGCAGTTTTATTAATTGTTTCGTACTATTCAGATGCGCTTAAAAAATACAGACTTGAGCTCTGGCTACTAGTAGCTTTCATTCTAGTGCAAATACTTCTAGGGGTCGGTGTTGTCTTCTCAAAACTAAACTTTGCAGTTACAGCGCTTCATCTAACTTTTGCACTCTTAATTCTTTCAACAGCTCTATATGCATGGTTTCGGGGTATGAGGGAAA
- a CDS encoding cytochrome C oxidase subunit IV family protein has translation MSENTNGHEKHITSYTTYFLVWVALMILTFITVYISYFDFGQLNIAVAMFVASIKAGAVALFFMHLKFEDPITWLYALFPIGLLFLLIGMTILDTFTRIFPI, from the coding sequence ATGAGCGAAAATACTAATGGACATGAAAAACATATAACAAGTTATACGACTTATTTCTTGGTGTGGGTAGCACTAATGATACTCACATTTATAACTGTCTATATCTCATATTTTGATTTCGGTCAATTAAACATTGCTGTGGCAATGTTTGTGGCGTCTATTAAGGCTGGAGCGGTAGCTCTGTTTTTTATGCACTTAAAATTCGAAGACCCTATAACCTGGCTGTATGCACTATTTCCGATAGGTCTGCTATTCTTATTAATTGGCATGACTATTTTGGATACATTCACAAGAATTTTTCCAATATAA
- a CDS encoding cytochrome c oxidase subunit 3 family protein — protein sequence MEEANMEHDAHHDLHMTPEEEYSSSKLGMWLFLGTEIMLFGGLFAAYAIFRAKYPELFLESHQELNREMGAVNTGILIFSSLTMAIGVTAIQRGKQMLAGIMILVTIICGLGFGVVKYFEYGSKFSHHIYPDTNIFFSLYFMMTGLHMLHVFVGLIVLGVIMVMTFQKKFDEKYSTPVEMGGLYWHLVDLVWIYLFPLLYLVG from the coding sequence ATGGAAGAAGCAAACATGGAACATGACGCACATCACGATTTGCACATGACACCTGAAGAGGAGTATAGCTCCTCTAAACTCGGCATGTGGCTGTTCCTAGGAACAGAGATTATGCTCTTTGGAGGGCTCTTTGCAGCCTACGCTATTTTCAGAGCTAAGTACCCTGAGCTATTTCTAGAATCCCATCAGGAGCTAAACCGTGAAATGGGCGCTGTTAACACTGGTATTCTTATCTTCAGTAGTTTAACTATGGCTATTGGTGTTACTGCTATCCAAAGAGGTAAGCAGATGTTAGCCGGTATAATGATTCTTGTTACAATTATCTGCGGTCTTGGATTTGGTGTTGTTAAGTATTTTGAGTACGGCTCTAAGTTTTCACACCATATCTATCCAGACACCAACATATTCTTTTCACTTTACTTCATGATGACTGGTCTTCACATGCTCCACGTTTTCGTTGGTCTTATAGTGCTTGGTGTGATTATGGTGATGACCTTTCAAAAGAAATTTGACGAAAAATACAGCACCCCAGTTGAGATGGGCGGGCTATACTGGCATTTGGTTGACTTAGTTTGGATATATCTATTCCCACTTCTTTATCTAGTTGGGTAG